A region of the Massilia sp. erpn genome:
CGGCATCTATGTGGACGTCTCTTCGCATGCTGTGTTCCGGGGCAACCGCATCCACCACGTGCGCTACGGCACCCACTATATGAACACCCACCATAGCCTGTGGGAGAACAACGAGTCCTATCTGAACCGTGGCGGCCTGGCCCTGATGGAGGTACGCGACCTGATCGTGCGCAACAACAAGGCTTGGGGTAATGAAGACCACGGCATCATGCTGCGCACCATCCAGGACTCGGTGGTGGAAAACAATGTGGTGGCTGCCAACGACCGCGGTTTCTTCATCTACGACGCTGAATTCAACGTCCTGCGCAATAACCTGGTGATGCGCAACCGCACCGGCGTCCACCTGTCGGCCGGCTCTTCCAATAATGATGTGGACGGCAACGACTTTATCGGCAACGAGGAACAAGTCAAATTCGTCGCCTCGCGCGACGTGGAATGGGGCCGAAAATCGGGCAATTACTGGAGCAACTACAGCGGCTGGGACCAGGACGGCGACAAGGTCGGCGACATTCCCTATGAAGCCAACGATTTGGTGGACCGCCTGAACTGGCAGTACCCGTTGATGAAGCTCCTGCTCTCCAGCCCATCGCTGCAGACCCTGCGTTTCGTGGCGCGCCAGTTCCCCGTGCTGCGCGCGCCCAGCGTGATCGACCGTCATCCGCGCACGCGCCCCCTGAACCCGAATTGGAAAAAATGGAATGACTTATCCCCCCATTGAACTGAAGAGCGTGAGCAAGCAGTTCGGCGCCCTGCAGGCGCTGAAGGAAGTCTCGCTGAACGTGAACAAGGGCGAAATGGTTGGCCTGATCGGCCATAACGGCGCCGGCAAAAGCACGCTGTTCAAGCTGATGCTGGGACTGATCCCGGCCAGCTCCGGCAGCATCCGCGTGCACGGTGCCGACACGTCCGGCCCCGGCTTCCGCCAGGCGCGCCGCCGCATCGGCTACCTGCCCGAGAGCTTCGTCACCTACGACAATCTGAGCGGCCTGGAAGTGCTGCAACTGTTCGCCGACCTGAAAAAAGTGCCGCGTTCGGCCTGCGCCGGCACGCTGGAACTGGTCGGCCTGCAGCACGCCGCCGGCCGGCGCGTGGGCACCTACTCGAAAGGCATGCGCCAGCGCCTCGGCTTTGCGCAAGCCTTGCTGGGCGAGCCGGACCTGCTTTTCCTCGACGAGCCGACCAACGGCCTCGATCCGGAAGGCATCGCCGACTTCTACGCCACGCTGCGCAAGGTGAAAGCGCGCGGCGCGACCATCGTCATCACCTCGCACATCCTGGCCGAGATCCAGCAGCGCGTGGACCGTTTGTTCATCATGAAGTCGGGCCAGCTGGCCGCACAAGGCACGCTGGACGAGCTGCGCGCCGGCATGTCGCTGCCGCTGCTGGTGGAGGCGGCCATGGCCGACCAGGAGGCGGCGGGCGCAGGCCTGCAGGCGTTGCATGGCGTGCCTGGCGTGAAAGCCAGCGCGGAAGGCGGCAAGCTGACGGTCAGCTGCGAGCGCGAACGCAAGATGGCGGTGCTGTCGGCCTTGTCGGCCAAGGCGCTCGACATCGTGATTCACGAGCCGACGCTGGAAGAATTGTTCCTTGGTTATGGAGGCGCCCATGTCCGCGCGCATTGAATGGACCCAAGTCCGCGTGATCGCGGCCAAAGAATGGCGCGACCGCATCCGCAACCGCTGGGTGCTGGCGGTGGCCGTATTGTTTGCCATGTTCGCGCTGGCGATCGCCTTGTTCGGCACGGCCCAGCAGGGCGAAGTCGGCTTCCACGGCATCGAATCGACCGTGGCCAGCCTGGTCAGCCTGGTGATCTACCTGGTGCCGCTGATCGCCCTGATCCTCGGCTATGACGCCATCGTCGGCGAAAAGGAGAGGGGCGCACTGGAACTGCTGCTGTCCATGCCGATCA
Encoded here:
- a CDS encoding nitrous oxide reductase family maturation protein NosD, with protein sequence MKEPGLIRAGKGAAAAALSIAVLLAGIGSAAAATLVVKPGMSIAEAVQRAHSGDTVLVERGTYRENLLLDKPITLQGKDKPTISGGGKGDVIRITASGVTLQGLIVRDSGIDQGKQNSGVYVVPGAHRFTIADCDIIYTLFGIWLEQSDDSKVLRNLIVGRRDLMSVHRGNGIQVYNTRRSEIIDNQVSYTRDGIYVDVSSHAVFRGNRIHHVRYGTHYMNTHHSLWENNESYLNRGGLALMEVRDLIVRNNKAWGNEDHGIMLRTIQDSVVENNVVAANDRGFFIYDAEFNVLRNNLVMRNRTGVHLSAGSSNNDVDGNDFIGNEEQVKFVASRDVEWGRKSGNYWSNYSGWDQDGDKVGDIPYEANDLVDRLNWQYPLMKLLLSSPSLQTLRFVARQFPVLRAPSVIDRHPRTRPLNPNWKKWNDLSPH
- a CDS encoding ABC transporter ATP-binding protein, translated to MTYPPIELKSVSKQFGALQALKEVSLNVNKGEMVGLIGHNGAGKSTLFKLMLGLIPASSGSIRVHGADTSGPGFRQARRRIGYLPESFVTYDNLSGLEVLQLFADLKKVPRSACAGTLELVGLQHAAGRRVGTYSKGMRQRLGFAQALLGEPDLLFLDEPTNGLDPEGIADFYATLRKVKARGATIVITSHILAEIQQRVDRLFIMKSGQLAAQGTLDELRAGMSLPLLVEAAMADQEAAGAGLQALHGVPGVKASAEGGKLTVSCERERKMAVLSALSAKALDIVIHEPTLEELFLGYGGAHVRAH